Proteins encoded in a region of the Eulemur rufifrons isolate Redbay chromosome 15, OSU_ERuf_1, whole genome shotgun sequence genome:
- the NUS1 gene encoding dehydrodolichyl diphosphate synthase complex subunit NUS1, translating into MTGLYELVWRVLHALLCLHRTLTSWLRVRFGTWNWIWRRCCRAASAAVLAPLGFTLRKPPAVGRNRRHHRHPHGGPGPAAAHRRLRWRADGSSLEKLPVHMGLVITEEEQEPSFSDIASLVVWCMAVGISYISVYDHQGIFKRNNSRLMDEILKQQQELLGLDCSKYSPEFANSNDKDDQVLNCHSAVKVLSPEDGKADIVRAAQDFCQLVAQQQKRHTDLDVAVLDSLLSSNGFPDPDLVLKFGPVDSTLGFLPWHIRLTEIISLPSHLNISYEDFFSALRRYADCEQRVGK; encoded by the exons ATGACGGGGCTGTACGAGCTTGTGTGGCGGGTGCTGCACGCGCTGCTCTGCCTGCACCGCACGCTCACCTCCTGGCTCCGCGTTCGGTTCGGCACCTGGAACTGGATCTGGCGGCGCTGCTGCCGCGCCGCCTCTGCCGCGGTCCTAGCGCCACTCGGCTTCACGCTCCGCAAGCCCCCGGCTGTGGGCAGAAACCGCCGTCACCACCGGCACCCGCACGGGGGGCCGGGCCCGGCCGCCGCCCACCGCCGGCTTCGCTGGCGCGCGGACGGCAGTTCCCTGGAAAAGCTGCCTGTGCATATGGGCCTGGTGATCACCGAGGAGGAGCAGGAACCCAGCTTCTCGGACATCGCGAGCCTAGTGGTGTGGTGTATGGCCGTGGGCATCTCCTACATTAGCGTCTACGACCATCAAG gtattttcaaaagaaataattccaGATTAatggatgaaattttaaaacaacagcaGGAACTTCTGGGCCTAGATTGTTCGAAATACTCACCAGAGTTTGCAAATAGTAATGACAAAGATGATCAAG ttTTAAATTGCCATTCAGCAGTCAAGGTGCTGTCCCCAGAAGATGGAAAAGCAGATATTGTGAGAGCTGCTCAGGACTTTTGCCAGTTAGTAGCCCAGCAACAAAAGAGACACACAGATTTGGATGTAGCTGTGTTAGACAGTTTACTTA gtTCAAATGGTTTCCCTGATCCTGATTTAGTATTGAAGTTTGGTCCTGTGGACAGCACATTAGGCTTTCTTCCCTGGCACATCAGATTGACTGAGATTAT CTCTTTGCCTTCCCACCTAAACATCAGTTATGAGGACTTTTTCTCTGCCCTTCGTCGGTATGCAGACTGTGAACAGCGTGTGGGGAAGTAG